A single genomic interval of Helianthus annuus cultivar XRQ/B chromosome 13, HanXRQr2.0-SUNRISE, whole genome shotgun sequence harbors:
- the LOC110900525 gene encoding uncharacterized protein LOC110900525 has product MEELNTKVDGGRPSYSFEGSASRILDMEGDGSKSLFSFDSWENLRARMNGLSKAGPISLTKPRSDSESEGTVHTTMGHEPSSEHNGTYFAADKGKPSGSGSTERLSFANVVKDKKESVKVNFRVMESSEEVDGADVVIPLSSVKQVTDRYANTLYGYFLGKRLAFPVVDFYAKNNWVKYGLSRLMMNAHGFFFFKFKTKEGMDQMLEDGPWMIRNVPIILKQWSASTKLEKEELKSIPVWVKMHDVPLAAFTEDGLSLLASKIGIPKMLDSYTATMCTESWGRSSYARALIEVQAGADLKKSVNVAIPSLEGDGHSVAEVKIEYDWEPLRCSSCCVFGHDDSSCPKNTQVVPNRDSGKNGDEFQVVGAKKKKATTQGIHIKNQKPKVVYRPVAKSKPDSAVKNSNQVSTSNPFDCLKDDDGNGTTVGRVAGNQRGSIAGRVEKDPSSDRQESDEEEVLGEEGQEFDDDSLGVGDRQQDRPAETSQTAKIIRGKSISTNAEEVRVDDVGIDDLLADIPKYMEKKQVNQGAEGASTPGDGGVHG; this is encoded by the exons ATGGAAGAGCTTAACACAAAGGTTGACGGCGGCAGACCTTCGTATTCCTTTGAGGGTTCTGCCAGCCGAATCTTGGATATGGAGGGTGATGGCAGCAAATCTTTGTTCTCGTTTGATAGCTGGGAAAATCTTCGTGCTCGTATGAATGGATTGTCAAAGGCTGGTCCAATCTCTTTGACGAAACCGAGATCGGATTCGGAAAGTGAGGGTACTGTTCATACTACCATGGGGCATGAGCCATCTTCAGAACATAATGGAACATATTTTGCGGCTGATAAAGGGAAACCTTCTGGCTCGGGTTCTACGGAAAGATTATCTTTTGCTAATGTAGTAAAGGATAAAAAAGAATCTGTGAAGGTGAATTTCAGGGTGATGGAATCAAGCGAGGAAGTTGATGGTGCCGATGTAGTGATTCCATTGTCTTCAGTTAAACAAGTTACTGACAGGTATGCGAATACTTTGTACGGGTACTTCTTGGGTAAACGACTGGCTTTTCCCGTGGTGGATTTTTATGCGAAGAACAATTGGGTTAAATATGGGTTGTCAAGACTTATGATGAATGCACacgggttctttttctttaagttcaaAACTAAAGAAGGAATGGACCAAATGTTAGAGGATGGACCGTGGATGATACGAAATGTTCCAATAATTTTGAAACAGTGGTCTGCCTCTACCAAGTTGGAAAAAGAGGAGCTGAAATCTATTCCAGTGtgggtcaagatgcatgatgtgcctTTAGCGGCATTTACTGAGGATGGGCTTAGTCTACTTGCATCGAAGATTGGGATTCCTAAAATGTTGGACTCGTATACTGCCACTATGTGTACGGAATCTTGGGGAAGAAGCAGCTATGCTAGGGCACTCATTGAGGTACAGGCAGGGGCTGATTTAAAGAAGAGCGTTAATGTTGCAATCCCTTCTTTGGAGGGTGATGGCCATTCAGTGGCGGAGGTTAAGATTGAGTATGATTGGGAACCGTTAAGGTGTTCGTCTTGTTGTGTATTTGGTCATGATGATTCCTCGTGCCCAAAGAACACCCAGGTTGTTCCAAACAGGGATTCTGGAAAGAATGGTGATGAATTTCAAGTTGTGGGTGCCAAAAAGAAGAAAGCGACTACTCAAGGGATtcatataaaaaatcaaaaacctaaGGTAGTCTATCGTCCAGTTGCCAAATCTAAACCGGATTCGGCGGTGAAAAATTCGAATCAGGTTTCAACATCGAACCCCTTTGATTGTCTTAAAGATGACGATGGTAATGGTACAACGGTGGGTCGAGTGGCTGGTAATCAGAGAGGGTCCATCGCGGGCCGAGTTGAGAAGGATCCGTCGAGTGACaggcaggaatcggatgaggaggag gtgCTGGGTGAAGAAGGTCAAGAATTTGATGATGACAGTTTGGGGGTTGGAGATCGTCAACAAGATAGACCAGCGGAAACTTCTCAAACGGCTAAGATCATTCGTGGAAAGTCAATTAGTACTAATGCGGAGGAAGTCCGAGTGGATGATGTGGGTATTGATGATCTTTTGGCTGATATTCCAAAATACATGGAGAAGAAACAGGTAAATCAAGGGGCTGAGGGTGCAAGCACACCCGGAGATGGTGGTGTCCATGGGTAG